Proteins encoded within one genomic window of Bacillus sp. SM2101:
- a CDS encoding alpha/beta hydrolase: MDLHYQEYGDKNASLMVFLHGGGVSSWMWEKQIQYFSHYHCITIDLPEQGESNYTESFSIQLSAEKINDLIEKLANGKKVIVIGFSLGAQVTIQMLSMNPNLINYAVINSALVRPNSFVRKMIRPSIKLTFPLVKNKSFSKLQAKTLYVGKEYFETYYKESSEMKLDTLIRILEENLSFEIPNNFYKATGKILVSVGEKEKTVMKKSAADIVSNNTNCKGIIIPNVGHGISLWNPKFFNQMIEKWIQEDALPQGIITIK; encoded by the coding sequence CTGGATTTACATTATCAAGAGTATGGGGATAAGAATGCTTCATTAATGGTATTTTTGCACGGTGGTGGAGTAAGCAGTTGGATGTGGGAAAAACAAATTCAATACTTCAGTCATTATCATTGCATTACAATAGATTTACCAGAACAAGGGGAAAGTAATTATACAGAAAGCTTTTCAATTCAATTAAGTGCGGAAAAAATAAATGACTTAATAGAAAAATTAGCAAACGGTAAAAAAGTAATTGTTATTGGTTTCTCATTAGGTGCACAAGTAACTATACAAATGTTGAGCATGAATCCGAATTTGATAAATTATGCGGTCATAAATAGCGCATTAGTAAGACCTAATTCATTTGTTAGAAAAATGATTAGACCGTCTATAAAATTAACTTTTCCATTAGTTAAAAATAAATCTTTTTCAAAACTTCAAGCGAAAACATTGTACGTTGGTAAAGAATACTTTGAAACATATTACAAGGAAAGTTCTGAAATGAAATTAGATACACTTATTAGAATACTAGAAGAAAATTTGTCATTTGAAATTCCTAATAATTTTTATAAAGCAACAGGAAAAATATTAGTTTCTGTCGGTGAAAAGGAAAAAACAGTAATGAAAAAATCAGCAGCAGATATAGTTTCAAATAATACAAATTGTAAAGGGATCATTATACCTAACGTCGGTCACGGAATATCCTTGTGGAATCCTAAATTCTTTAATCAAATGATTGAAAAGTGGATACAGGAAGATGCTTTGCCACAAGGTATTATAACAATAAAGTAA
- a CDS encoding GapA-binding peptide SR1P — protein sequence MGTIVCQSCNSTIDHYEDEKVTILYGKSTECCCEDHKEK from the coding sequence ATGGGAACAATCGTATGTCAGTCGTGTAACAGTACAATTGACCATTATGAGGATGAAAAAGTTACGATACTGTATGGAAAAAGTACTGAGTGTTGTTGCGAAGATCACAAAGAGAAATAA
- a CDS encoding DUF3055 domain-containing protein, giving the protein MNLFEKLYDEQETVKVRFVGFTTTETRYDFGIIYTSMFFGKPLVVCMQTGRSTLLDPKDVEDHDHLHHVFRLDSKDEAADLAEFFKVNLPVSPFQSQYE; this is encoded by the coding sequence ATGAACCTATTTGAAAAATTATACGATGAGCAAGAGACGGTTAAGGTACGTTTTGTGGGTTTTACAACAACAGAAACGAGATATGATTTTGGCATCATTTATACAAGTATGTTTTTTGGAAAACCGTTAGTCGTATGTATGCAAACTGGGCGTTCAACCCTTCTAGATCCTAAAGATGTTGAGGATCATGATCATTTACACCATGTCTTCCGCCTAGACTCTAAAGATGAAGCAGCAGACCTCGCTGAATTCTTCAAAGTAAACTTACCTGTATCTCCATTCCAATCCCAATATGAATAG
- a CDS encoding DUF1885 family protein: MANNAYIKLVPKSKKHDITLDDVEDLFEYYKEITNKTGKQLDWKYDDSAFPYRITKINDGNNDLFHLQSEHKQYKSIIVGIGNESIEDMDSKEVRQQQYIQVSLLKQSTHGDKGKANEFCKFLAKKVSGELHLFNGRTIYYY; encoded by the coding sequence ATGGCAAACAACGCATACATAAAACTAGTGCCAAAATCTAAGAAACATGATATTACATTAGATGATGTAGAAGACCTGTTTGAATATTATAAAGAGATCACTAACAAAACAGGTAAGCAGCTTGACTGGAAATATGATGATTCAGCGTTTCCTTACAGGATAACAAAGATTAATGATGGCAACAATGATTTATTCCACTTACAGTCTGAACATAAACAATATAAATCAATCATTGTTGGTATAGGTAACGAAAGCATTGAAGACATGGATTCTAAAGAGGTACGCCAACAACAATATATACAAGTAAGTTTGTTAAAGCAATCCACACATGGAGACAAGGGCAAAGCTAATGAATTTTGTAAATTTTTAGCTAAAAAGGTTTCTGGTGAATTGCACCTATTTAACGGCAGAACGATCTATTATTATTAA
- a CDS encoding polysaccharide deacetylase family protein: MKIITIAILSILAAYITGCSQGDVTKETVAIDNEEVNIEEMTEVEDSNSTNINTTTKSSVEEQFNNTEELEIVELEPQYIINPNHWGVEPIGDANENVLLLTIDDAPNKFSLQMAHTLQSLNVKAIFFVNGHFIDSEEEQEVLKQIYELGFPIGNHTWSHNNLSELSEVEQYEEIVKLNDAIEEITGKRPQFFRAPYGVNTEYSKQLVAEENMVLMNWSYGYDFDKKYMTEESILDIMVNTPLLRNGANLLMHDREWTNDALKEIVIQLQKNGYDMVDPVLIKINPHTD, translated from the coding sequence ATGAAAATCATCACAATTGCAATTTTATCGATCCTAGCTGCTTACATAACTGGCTGTAGCCAAGGTGATGTTACTAAGGAAACTGTCGCAATCGACAATGAAGAAGTAAACATCGAGGAGATGACGGAAGTAGAAGATAGTAATTCAACAAACATAAACACTACAACGAAATCTAGTGTGGAAGAGCAATTTAATAACACTGAGGAATTGGAGATAGTAGAATTAGAGCCCCAATATATAATAAACCCGAATCATTGGGGAGTTGAACCAATTGGTGACGCTAATGAAAATGTATTATTATTAACAATTGATGATGCCCCAAATAAATTCAGCTTGCAGATGGCTCATACTTTACAGTCCTTGAATGTAAAAGCGATCTTTTTTGTGAATGGACATTTTATTGATAGTGAAGAAGAACAAGAGGTATTGAAGCAAATATATGAACTCGGCTTTCCGATAGGCAATCATACATGGTCTCATAATAATTTAAGTGAATTATCTGAAGTTGAACAATATGAAGAAATTGTAAAATTAAATGATGCAATAGAAGAAATAACTGGAAAGAGGCCGCAATTTTTTCGAGCTCCATACGGGGTAAATACTGAATACTCAAAACAACTAGTTGCTGAAGAAAATATGGTGTTAATGAATTGGTCATATGGATACGACTTTGACAAAAAATACATGACTGAAGAGTCAATTTTAGATATTATGGTAAATACGCCACTCCTTCGTAACGGTGCGAATTTATTAATGCATGATCGTGAATGGACAAACGATGCGTTAAAGGAAATTGTTATTCAGCTACAAAAGAACGGTTATGACATGGTTGACCCAGTGTTAATCAAAATCAATCCACATACAGATTAA
- a CDS encoding aromatic acid exporter family protein — translation MKRFVNKFKIFGGRVFKTGLAVFITAYICELLSLPAIFAVITAIVTIEPTAAESIKKGVVRFPASAIGAAFSLTFTAFIGEDPLSYALAATSTILLCHRLKLDDGILVATLTAVAMIPVTGDNFILAFFTRLLTTSIGLFVSTLVNLIILPPKFSPIIHKSIDKLFIETAQTIEVIGHDILGLTNTKKTQTVQQFQAITKSYEKTLQLCHYQRAEWKFHRHTTKEMRDFQIEHKKLTLLQQILFHIGNLQHLSNYSIVTNIDKEKLHQAFISINTILKDPKHRISDDHYDLIKDLDENFRKCKEQIGETHTKYYHHFPKETVLLFELLSIHDVLEEVEHLTRNQSKRDKEYTSINSNKSPE, via the coding sequence ATGAAAAGATTTGTAAATAAATTTAAAATATTTGGGGGACGTGTCTTTAAGACGGGACTCGCTGTTTTTATTACCGCTTATATATGCGAGCTACTTAGCCTTCCAGCTATTTTTGCCGTTATAACAGCTATTGTTACAATTGAGCCAACAGCTGCAGAATCCATTAAAAAAGGTGTTGTTCGCTTCCCAGCTTCAGCTATTGGAGCAGCATTTTCATTAACTTTTACGGCTTTTATTGGTGAAGATCCTCTTTCCTATGCCCTTGCAGCAACAAGTACGATTTTATTATGCCATCGATTAAAACTGGATGATGGCATCTTAGTAGCAACCTTAACAGCTGTTGCAATGATCCCAGTGACAGGTGATAATTTTATACTTGCTTTTTTTACAAGACTACTAACAACATCCATTGGATTGTTCGTATCTACGTTAGTAAACTTGATCATATTACCGCCAAAATTCTCTCCTATTATACATAAATCAATTGATAAGCTGTTTATAGAGACAGCTCAAACAATTGAAGTAATTGGTCATGATATTTTGGGCCTTACAAACACCAAAAAGACACAAACTGTTCAACAATTTCAAGCTATAACTAAAAGCTACGAAAAAACTTTACAACTATGTCACTATCAACGTGCTGAGTGGAAGTTCCATAGGCATACTACGAAAGAAATGAGAGATTTTCAAATTGAACATAAAAAATTAACATTGCTGCAACAAATACTATTTCACATCGGAAATTTACAACATTTGTCAAATTATAGTATTGTAACTAATATAGATAAAGAAAAACTTCACCAAGCATTTATATCTATAAATACTATATTGAAGGATCCTAAGCACCGTATTTCTGATGATCATTACGACTTAATTAAAGATCTTGATGAAAATTTCAGAAAATGTAAAGAACAAATAGGGGAAACACACACAAAATACTATCATCATTTTCCAAAAGAAACAGTGTTGTTGTTTGAACTATTGTCTATACATGATGTGTTAGAAGAAGTTGAGCACCTGACTAGAAATCAATCAAAGCGAGATAAAGAATATACGTCAATAAATAGCAACAAAAGCCCAGAATAG
- the lpdA gene encoding dihydrolipoyl dehydrogenase has translation MVVGDFPIETDTLVVGAGPGGYVAAIRAAQLGQKVTIVEKSNLGGVCLNVGCIPSKALISAGHRYETALHSEDMGIKAENVTVDFSKVQAWKAGIVKKQIGGVGTLLKSNKVDIVSGEAYFVDANTVRVMDENSAQTYKFKHAIIATGSRPIELPTFKYSKRVIDSTGALALEEIPKSLVVIGGGYIGTELGTAYANFGTDVTILEGADEILSGFEKQMSSIVKRKLKKKGVEIFTNALAQGVEEREDGVTVTFEAKGETKTIDADYVLVTVGRRPNTEELGLEQVGVELTDRGVIKIDKQCRTSVDNIFAIGDIVEGPPLAHKASYEGKIAAEVISNHPSEIDYHGIPAVVFSDPELASVGYSEKEAKENGLEIVAAKFPFGANGRAQALNAAEGFLKLITRKEDGLVIGAQIAGPNASDMIAELGLAIEAGMTAEDIAMTIHAHPTLGEITMEAAEVAIGSPIHILK, from the coding sequence ATGGTAGTAGGAGATTTTCCAATTGAAACAGACACTCTTGTCGTAGGAGCTGGCCCTGGTGGTTATGTAGCAGCAATTAGAGCAGCACAACTAGGGCAAAAAGTAACGATTGTTGAGAAATCTAATCTAGGTGGAGTATGTTTAAACGTTGGTTGTATTCCATCTAAAGCTTTAATAAGTGCAGGGCATCGTTATGAAACTGCATTACATTCTGAAGATATGGGAATTAAAGCTGAGAATGTTACTGTTGACTTCTCAAAAGTACAGGCTTGGAAAGCTGGAATAGTTAAAAAACAAATCGGTGGAGTAGGGACTTTATTAAAAAGTAACAAAGTCGACATCGTTAGTGGAGAAGCTTATTTTGTTGATGCAAATACAGTCCGCGTGATGGATGAAAATTCTGCACAAACTTATAAGTTTAAACATGCAATCATTGCTACGGGTTCACGTCCAATTGAATTACCGACTTTTAAATATAGTAAACGTGTTATTGATTCTACTGGAGCTTTAGCATTGGAAGAAATTCCAAAGTCATTAGTCGTTATCGGTGGAGGATACATCGGTACAGAGCTTGGTACAGCTTATGCTAACTTTGGTACGGATGTAACAATATTAGAAGGTGCGGATGAGATTTTATCTGGCTTTGAAAAACAAATGAGCAGCATTGTAAAGCGTAAACTTAAGAAAAAAGGCGTTGAAATCTTTACGAATGCTTTAGCACAAGGTGTAGAAGAACGTGAAGATGGGGTTACGGTTACTTTTGAAGCAAAAGGTGAAACAAAAACAATTGATGCTGATTACGTGTTAGTAACAGTAGGTCGCCGCCCAAATACCGAGGAGTTAGGTCTTGAACAAGTTGGTGTTGAATTAACTGATCGTGGTGTTATTAAAATTGATAAGCAATGTCGTACATCTGTGGATAATATCTTCGCCATCGGTGATATCGTCGAAGGACCACCGCTTGCACACAAGGCTTCTTATGAAGGAAAAATAGCTGCTGAGGTCATTTCAAACCATCCGTCTGAAATAGACTATCATGGAATTCCAGCAGTTGTATTTTCAGACCCTGAGCTAGCATCAGTTGGTTACTCAGAAAAAGAGGCGAAAGAGAATGGGCTAGAAATTGTAGCTGCTAAATTTCCTTTTGGTGCAAACGGAAGAGCGCAGGCGCTTAATGCAGCTGAAGGTTTCCTAAAGCTCATTACGAGAAAAGAAGATGGGTTAGTGATTGGTGCACAAATTGCTGGTCCAAATGCATCTGATATGATTGCTGAGCTTGGTTTAGCAATTGAAGCAGGAATGACTGCTGAAGATATTGCTATGACAATCCATGCACACCCAACATTAGGAGAAATTACGATGGAAGCTGCAGAGGTTGCCATCGGAAGTCCAATTCACATTTTGAAATAA
- a CDS encoding dihydrolipoamide acetyltransferase family protein: MAFEFKLPDIGEGIHEGEIVKWFVNTGDEVNEDDVLCEVQNDKAVVEIPSPVKGKVLEVLVEEGTVAVVGDTLIKFDAPGYEGLTFKGQEEEEKEPEQVESVEEVTAAVQADIPEVDENRRVIAMPSVRKYAREKGIDIRQVAGTGNNGRVLKQDIDTFVAGGAVQETETVEIVEEISAVQTPVKEEKPAKQPIPAGEYPETREKVSGIRKAIAKAMVNSKHTAPHVTLMDEIDVTKLVAHRKKFKSVAADKGIKLTFLPYVVKALTSALREYPALNTSMDDATDEIIHKHYYNIGIAADTEKGLLVPVVKNADSKSVFTISNEINELATKARDGKLAPQEMKDASCTITNIGSAGGQWFTPVINHPEVAILGIGRIQEKPVVQDGEIVVAPVLALSLSFDHRMIDGATAQYALNHIKRLLNDPELLLMEG, translated from the coding sequence ATGGCATTTGAATTTAAACTGCCTGATATCGGAGAAGGTATTCACGAAGGTGAAATTGTTAAATGGTTTGTAAATACAGGCGATGAAGTCAATGAAGATGACGTACTGTGTGAAGTACAAAACGATAAAGCTGTAGTTGAAATTCCTTCACCTGTTAAAGGAAAAGTGTTAGAAGTTCTTGTTGAAGAAGGAACGGTTGCTGTTGTAGGTGACACTCTCATTAAATTTGATGCACCAGGATATGAAGGCTTAACATTTAAAGGTCAAGAAGAGGAAGAAAAAGAACCTGAGCAAGTAGAGAGTGTGGAAGAGGTAACTGCAGCAGTTCAAGCGGATATCCCTGAAGTAGATGAAAATCGTCGCGTAATTGCAATGCCGTCAGTTCGTAAATATGCACGAGAAAAAGGCATAGACATTCGTCAAGTAGCTGGTACTGGAAATAACGGGCGTGTACTTAAACAAGATATCGATACGTTTGTAGCTGGTGGAGCTGTACAAGAAACGGAAACAGTAGAGATCGTTGAAGAAATCTCAGCTGTACAAACACCTGTTAAGGAAGAAAAGCCTGCTAAGCAACCAATCCCAGCTGGAGAGTATCCTGAAACTAGAGAAAAAGTAAGTGGAATCCGTAAAGCTATTGCAAAAGCAATGGTAAATTCAAAACATACTGCTCCTCATGTAACATTAATGGATGAAATTGATGTAACTAAGCTTGTAGCACATCGTAAAAAGTTCAAGAGTGTTGCAGCTGATAAAGGTATTAAACTAACATTTTTACCTTATGTCGTAAAAGCTTTAACATCAGCTTTACGTGAGTATCCTGCTCTAAACACATCTATGGATGATGCAACTGATGAAATTATTCATAAGCATTATTACAATATCGGTATTGCAGCTGACACAGAAAAGGGCTTACTTGTCCCAGTAGTTAAAAATGCTGATAGTAAATCTGTGTTTACAATTTCTAATGAAATTAATGAGTTGGCAACAAAAGCTCGTGATGGTAAACTTGCACCTCAAGAAATGAAAGATGCTTCATGTACGATAACGAATATCGGGTCTGCAGGTGGTCAATGGTTCACACCAGTTATTAATCACCCTGAGGTTGCCATTCTGGGCATTGGCCGTATTCAAGAAAAACCAGTTGTTCAAGATGGCGAGATTGTAGTAGCACCTGTCTTAGCATTATCATTAAGCTTTGATCATCGGATGATAGATGGAGCTACTGCTCAATATGCTTTAAATCATATTAAACGTTTATTAAACGATCCTGAATTATTATTAATGGAGGGGTAA
- a CDS encoding alpha-ketoacid dehydrogenase subunit beta: protein MAQMTLIQAITDALRTELRNDPNVLLFGEDVGLNGGVFRATEGLQAEFGEDRVFDTPLAESGIGGLAVGLGLQGFRPVPEIQFFGFVYEVMDAISGQMARMRYRSGGRYHSPITIRSPFGGGVHTPELHADSLEGLMAQQPGLKVVIPSTPYDAKGLLISAIRDNDPVIFLEHMKLYRSFREEVPEEEYTIEIGKADVKREGSDLSIITYGAMVHESLKAATELEKEGISAEVIDLRTVSPLDIPTIISSVEKTGRAIVVQEAQKQAGIAANVVAEINDRAILSLEAPVLRVAAPDTVYSFSAAEPIWLPNFKDVIETAKKVMNF from the coding sequence ATGGCCCAAATGACATTGATTCAAGCAATCACCGATGCGTTACGTACAGAGTTGCGTAATGACCCTAATGTATTGCTATTTGGAGAAGACGTAGGATTAAACGGTGGGGTTTTCCGTGCTACTGAAGGATTACAAGCAGAATTTGGTGAAGATCGTGTATTTGATACACCTTTAGCTGAATCGGGTATTGGTGGCCTTGCAGTAGGTCTAGGTTTACAAGGTTTCAGACCTGTTCCTGAAATACAATTCTTCGGTTTTGTATATGAGGTTATGGATGCGATATCTGGACAAATGGCTAGAATGAGATATCGTTCTGGAGGACGTTATCATTCGCCAATTACAATACGCTCACCATTTGGTGGAGGAGTGCATACACCTGAGTTACATGCAGACAGCTTAGAAGGATTAATGGCTCAGCAACCAGGATTAAAGGTAGTCATCCCTTCAACTCCATATGACGCGAAAGGTTTATTGATTTCTGCTATCCGTGATAATGATCCAGTTATCTTTTTAGAGCATATGAAATTATATCGTTCATTTAGAGAAGAAGTACCTGAAGAAGAATACACAATTGAAATCGGTAAAGCGGATGTAAAGCGTGAAGGCAGCGACCTATCGATTATCACATATGGTGCAATGGTTCATGAATCTTTAAAAGCTGCAACAGAACTTGAGAAAGAAGGAATTTCAGCAGAAGTAATTGATTTACGTACAGTAAGTCCATTAGATATTCCTACAATTATTTCATCTGTTGAAAAAACTGGGCGTGCAATTGTTGTACAAGAAGCACAAAAACAAGCTGGTATAGCAGCGAATGTAGTAGCGGAAATTAATGATCGTGCTATATTAAGCCTAGAAGCACCAGTATTACGTGTAGCAGCTCCAGATACAGTATATTCGTTCTCTGCAGCTGAACCTATATGGTTACCTAACTTTAAGGACGTTATTGAAACTGCGAAAAAAGTAATGAACTTTTAA
- the pdhA gene encoding pyruvate dehydrogenase (acetyl-transferring) E1 component subunit alpha gives MGKTTQTDTKEQLSKVEEHFQTLQILNEEGEVVNEDAMPKLSDDQLKELMTRMVYTRILDQRCISLNRQGRLGFYAPTAGQEASQLASQFALEKEDFILPGYRDVPQIVWHGLPLYQAFLFSRGHFHGNQMPEGVNVISPQIIIGAQITQCAGVALGMKKRGEKAVAVTYTGDGGASQGDFYEGMNFAGAYKAPAIFIVQNNRFAISTPVEKQSAAGTVAQKGVAAGIPGIQVDGMDPLAVYAAVNEARERAVNGEGPTLIETLTYRYGPHTMAGDDPTRYRSTELDDEWEKKDPLVRFRKFLESKGLWSEEQENNVIEKAKEDIKEAIKKADEAPKQQVSDFINNMFEELPYNLQEQLEIYQEKESK, from the coding sequence ATGGGAAAAACTACCCAAACTGACACTAAAGAACAACTTTCAAAAGTAGAAGAGCATTTTCAAACACTTCAAATTTTGAATGAAGAAGGCGAAGTTGTAAATGAAGACGCTATGCCTAAGCTATCAGATGACCAATTAAAAGAGTTAATGACAAGAATGGTTTATACACGTATCTTAGATCAACGTTGTATTAGTTTAAATCGTCAAGGTCGTCTAGGATTTTATGCTCCGACTGCAGGTCAAGAAGCTTCCCAGTTGGCTAGTCAGTTTGCTTTAGAAAAAGAAGATTTTATTTTACCTGGATATCGTGATGTGCCACAAATTGTATGGCATGGTTTACCATTATATCAAGCATTTTTATTTTCAAGAGGACATTTTCATGGAAATCAAATGCCTGAAGGAGTAAATGTGATTTCACCGCAAATTATTATCGGTGCACAAATTACTCAATGTGCTGGTGTAGCGCTTGGGATGAAAAAACGTGGTGAAAAAGCAGTAGCAGTTACTTATACAGGTGACGGTGGTGCGAGCCAAGGAGATTTTTATGAAGGTATGAATTTTGCAGGAGCATACAAAGCACCAGCTATTTTCATTGTTCAAAATAATCGATTTGCAATTTCTACGCCAGTGGAAAAACAATCTGCAGCAGGTACTGTTGCTCAGAAGGGTGTAGCGGCTGGAATACCTGGTATTCAAGTTGATGGGATGGATCCTTTAGCTGTTTATGCTGCAGTAAATGAAGCTCGTGAGCGTGCGGTAAACGGTGAAGGACCAACATTGATCGAAACCTTAACATATCGCTATGGCCCTCACACAATGGCTGGAGACGATCCTACTCGTTATCGTTCTACAGAACTTGATGATGAGTGGGAAAAGAAAGATCCACTTGTACGCTTCCGTAAGTTCCTAGAAAGCAAAGGCTTATGGTCTGAAGAACAAGAAAATAATGTAATTGAAAAAGCAAAAGAAGATATAAAAGAAGCAATTAAAAAAGCTGACGAAGCACCTAAACAACAAGTATCAGATTTTATTAATAATATGTTCGAGGAATTACCATACAACTTACAAGAGCAATTGGAAATTTATCAAGAGAAGGAGTCGAAATAA
- a CDS encoding YkyA family protein: MYKQQKILGVLSMLVALLLGTAACSGTSPEEKIYNTLEEVVSLETDFEEQQEPLTGLELKDKELFDQIISLSMDDFDQIVTLSNEALNVVAKREEHLKNEYESIEAGKKHFETILSITDSMKDEDLKKSATALFELMNERYTVYEDLHQRYVQSLSLDKELYEMLQIEDLPLEQLESHITKINESYTNVMDTNEKFNQLTNEFNESKLSFYNNAGFEIEHSDDSNVSE, translated from the coding sequence GTGTATAAACAACAGAAAATATTAGGGGTACTCAGTATGCTAGTGGCGTTACTGCTTGGAACAGCCGCTTGTAGTGGTACTAGTCCTGAAGAAAAAATTTACAATACTCTAGAAGAGGTCGTTTCGCTTGAAACTGATTTTGAAGAACAACAAGAGCCTTTGACGGGGTTAGAGCTAAAGGATAAAGAATTATTTGATCAAATTATATCATTAAGTATGGATGATTTTGATCAGATCGTAACCCTTTCTAACGAAGCTCTTAATGTTGTTGCGAAGAGAGAAGAACATCTGAAGAATGAATATGAGAGCATAGAAGCAGGGAAGAAGCATTTCGAAACAATTCTGTCAATTACTGATAGCATGAAGGATGAAGACTTAAAAAAATCAGCAACAGCTTTATTTGAGTTAATGAACGAACGTTATACTGTATATGAAGATCTTCACCAACGGTATGTTCAATCACTGTCATTAGATAAAGAACTATATGAAATGCTTCAAATTGAGGATTTACCATTAGAACAATTGGAATCTCATATCACGAAAATAAATGAAAGCTATACTAACGTCATGGATACAAATGAAAAATTTAATCAATTGACTAACGAGTTTAATGAATCAAAATTGTCTTTCTATAACAATGCAGGATTTGAGATTGAACATTCAGATGACTCTAATGTGAGTGAATAA
- the def gene encoding peptide deformylase codes for MIKMEDIIREGHPALRKVAEEVAMPPSKEDINILQSMIEYVQMSQDEELAEKYDLRPGIGLAAPQINVSKKMIAIHVHDANDTLFSYALFNPKIVSHSVEKTYLTTGEGCLSVDREVPGYVPRYARITVKGTTLEGENISIRLKGLPSIVFQHEIDHLNGIMFYDHINEKEPFTLLEEATPLDR; via the coding sequence TTGATTAAAATGGAAGACATTATTAGAGAAGGCCATCCTGCACTTCGGAAAGTCGCTGAAGAAGTAGCAATGCCTCCATCAAAGGAAGATATAAATATTTTACAAAGCATGATTGAATATGTCCAGATGAGTCAAGATGAAGAATTGGCAGAAAAATATGACTTACGACCTGGTATAGGTTTAGCTGCACCTCAAATAAATGTATCTAAAAAAATGATTGCAATTCATGTTCATGACGCCAATGACACATTATTTAGCTACGCATTATTCAATCCAAAGATTGTTAGTCATTCTGTAGAAAAAACGTATTTAACAACAGGTGAGGGCTGCCTTTCAGTTGACCGAGAAGTTCCTGGGTACGTTCCACGATATGCTCGAATCACAGTAAAAGGAACCACATTAGAAGGTGAAAATATTTCTATACGCCTGAAAGGACTTCCATCCATCGTCTTCCAGCACGAAATAGACCATTTAAACGGCATCATGTTTTATGACCATATCAATGAAAAAGAGCCGTTTACATTGTTAGAAGAAGCCACACCTCTTGATAGATGA